TCGCAACAAAGGCCGGAAAAATGCTTAGAATTGGTCAAGGGTATGATTTACACCCTTTAGTAGCAGGACGTCCGTTAATTTTAGGTGGCGTAGAAATTTTTCATCCACAACAACTTGGTTTGGCGGGAGTGACAGATGCGGATTGTTTGACGCACGCCATTATCGATGCCATTTTAGGTGCTACAGGGCTAGGAGATATCGGGCAAGTATTTCCCGCCAGTGAAATAAAGGTGCAAAATGCCACTTCAACCAAATTATTGGCGATAGTTTTGCAAAAAGCATGGTCGCTTGGCTTTACTATTCACAATATTGATTGTACAATTCTAGCTGAACAGCCGAAACTTGCGGACTCTATTCCTAAAATGCGGCAAGTGCTTTGTGAAATTTGTCAATTAGAAGAAAATCAGCTTAGTATTAAAGCCACAACAACGGAACAATTAGGGCCTGTTGGTCGCAATGAAGCGATTGCGGCGTTGGCTGTTACCCTACTTGAAAATAACTCGAAGGAAGCGATTAGATGACTAAAATCCGTGTGCGTTACGCACCAAGCCCAACTGGACATTTACACATTGGTAATGCCAGAACAGCGCTATTCAACTATTTATTTGCCCGCCACAATGGTGGAGATTTCATTATCCGTATTGAAGATACGGATACAAAGCGTAATATTGAAGACGGCGAAAAAAGCCAGTTGGATAATTTGAAATGGTTAGGAATGGACTGGGATGAATCTCCTGCCAATCCAGGGGAATATGGCCCTTATCGTCAATCAGAAAGAGCGGACATTTACCAACCGTTAATTGATCAATTACTTGCTTCAAACCGGGCTTATAAATGTTATTGTACACCTGAAGAATTAGAAGCTGAAAGAGAAGAACAACGTGCGCG
The genomic region above belongs to Enterococcus saigonensis and contains:
- the ispF gene encoding 2-C-methyl-D-erythritol 2,4-cyclodiphosphate synthase, with translation MLRIGQGYDLHPLVAGRPLILGGVEIFHPQQLGLAGVTDADCLTHAIIDAILGATGLGDIGQVFPASEIKVQNATSTKLLAIVLQKAWSLGFTIHNIDCTILAEQPKLADSIPKMRQVLCEICQLEENQLSIKATTTEQLGPVGRNEAIAALAVTLLENNSKEAIR